One Mycolicibacterium fortuitum subsp. fortuitum genomic window carries:
- a CDS encoding PA2928 family protein has product MTNETGPKLRQVAGALAVVVVSVGGMFALTRLTGRPMVTLGPVVGYATVHDQNAVLLAYGRTGGTIGPPFGSNDTWQERVAAVSLDSGELLWDVQLHDSEGWERGVLAVAGGLAYVATDEGLSVLKTDDGSVVVDDLGDDYVESFNGYNVDPRINAVVALTDSGAVAAVPLGTTDVAAVSDDIADGWRQTLIGDSSPTGDADFGTIHVDPAAMPHGMVLPGGDLVSVPEPYRSPDPQLMRGGRTLARLDGLVGRELVYEVVRTPAALATPEQLREGTGMFTHHHSSAVPLGIDHGVVLVHGEPAERPGTEEFRLFDVDTGDALAVIGGIDGYERATATPDGSILIIGAAEGSGLDNDRAIVVHPDGRSTMTQIGDTDFWGRTRANVTTL; this is encoded by the coding sequence ATGACCAACGAGACGGGGCCCAAGCTGCGGCAGGTTGCCGGCGCGCTGGCAGTGGTGGTCGTGTCGGTCGGCGGCATGTTCGCGCTCACCAGGCTGACGGGGCGCCCCATGGTCACTTTGGGCCCGGTCGTTGGTTACGCGACGGTGCACGATCAGAACGCGGTGCTGCTGGCCTACGGCCGGACCGGCGGCACGATCGGTCCGCCCTTCGGTTCGAACGACACCTGGCAGGAACGGGTGGCCGCGGTCTCCTTGGACAGTGGCGAGCTGCTCTGGGACGTCCAGTTGCATGACAGCGAGGGTTGGGAGCGGGGTGTGCTGGCGGTGGCCGGCGGCCTGGCGTACGTGGCGACCGACGAGGGACTGTCCGTGCTCAAGACCGACGACGGCAGCGTCGTCGTCGACGATCTCGGTGACGACTACGTCGAGTCCTTCAACGGCTACAACGTCGATCCGAGGATCAACGCGGTTGTCGCCCTGACCGATTCGGGCGCCGTGGCGGCAGTGCCGCTGGGGACGACGGATGTCGCAGCGGTGAGCGACGACATCGCCGACGGGTGGCGCCAAACGCTGATCGGTGACTCCTCGCCGACGGGTGACGCCGATTTCGGGACCATTCACGTCGATCCCGCTGCGATGCCGCATGGGATGGTGTTGCCCGGCGGAGATCTCGTCTCGGTGCCCGAGCCGTACCGGTCACCCGATCCGCAATTGATGCGCGGTGGCAGAACGCTGGCCCGGCTCGACGGGCTGGTCGGCAGAGAGCTCGTGTACGAGGTGGTGCGCACGCCGGCGGCATTGGCCACACCCGAGCAGCTCAGGGAGGGCACCGGAATGTTCACCCACCATCATTCGTCGGCGGTGCCGCTCGGGATCGACCACGGTGTGGTGCTGGTGCACGGCGAGCCCGCCGAGAGACCGGGCACCGAGGAGTTCCGGCTGTTCGATGTGGACACCGGGGACGCCCTCGCGGTGATCGGTGGCATCGACGGCTATGAGCGTGCCACCGCGACCCCGGATGGATCGATCCTGATCATCGGCGCCGCGGAAGGCTCGGGGCTGGACAACGACCGGGCGATCGTCGTGCATCCGGACGGCCGGAGCACGATGACCCAGATCGGCGACACGGATTTCTGGGGACGCACCCGGGCAAACGTCACCACGCTCTAG
- a CDS encoding YciI family protein — MPRYMLIMRSTPEAEIAMAEQNIDFDEIIASMGRYNEELIKAGVLLAGEGLTGPEEGFVVDFNADPPVVTDGPYTEAKELFNGFWILDVSSKEEAKQWARKCPLGCGVKLEVRRVSETDEFPQDNEWVQKELRWKADLAEKIAKQAREAANR, encoded by the coding sequence ATGCCGCGCTACATGCTGATCATGCGTTCCACCCCCGAAGCCGAGATCGCGATGGCCGAGCAGAACATCGACTTCGACGAGATCATCGCGTCGATGGGCCGCTACAACGAGGAGCTCATCAAGGCCGGCGTGCTGTTGGCCGGCGAGGGACTGACCGGCCCCGAGGAAGGCTTCGTCGTCGATTTCAACGCCGATCCCCCGGTCGTCACCGACGGGCCCTACACCGAAGCCAAAGAACTGTTCAACGGATTCTGGATCCTCGATGTGTCCTCCAAGGAGGAAGCCAAGCAATGGGCCCGGAAGTGCCCACTGGGCTGCGGGGTGAAGCTGGAGGTCCGCCGGGTAAGCGAGACAGACGAGTTCCCGCAGGACAACGAGTGGGTTCAGAAAGAGCTCCGGTGGAAAGCCGACCTGGCCGAGAAGATCGCCAAGCAGGCTCGCGAGGCCGCCAACCGCTGA
- the fadD8 gene encoding fatty-acid--CoA ligase FadD8 produces MSDALLHHPIHSGHLTVSALKRNKDKPVLFLGDTTLTGGELAERISQYIQAFEALGAGTGAGVGLLSLNRPEVLMIIGAGQTQGYRRTALHPLGSLDDHAYVLSDAEVSTLIIDPTPAFVERALGLLEKVPSLRQILTIGPVPEALATSSASVSDLTAEAAKYPPVPLVAAELDPDHVGGLTYTGGTTGKPKGVMGTVRSISTMTTIQLAEWEWPENPRFLMCTPLSHAGAAFFTPTIVKGGELVVLTKFDPAEVLRVIEEQRITATMLVPSMIYALMDHPDSHTRDLSSLETVYYGASAMNPVRLAEALKRFGPIFAQYYGQSEAPMVISYLGKKDHDEKRLTSCGRPTLFARTALLDAEGNPVPKGEVGEICVSGPLLAGGYWKLPEATADTFKDGWLHTGDMAREDEDGYWFIVDRVKDMIVTGGFNVFPREVEDVVAEHPSVAQVCVIGTPDEKWGEAVTAVIVLRPDAASDDEAVAKVTAEIQAAVKERKGSVQAPKQVIVVDSVPVTALGKPDKKAVRAQFWEGAARAVG; encoded by the coding sequence ATGAGTGATGCGCTGCTGCACCATCCCATCCATTCCGGCCACCTCACGGTCAGTGCGCTCAAGCGCAACAAAGACAAACCCGTGCTGTTTCTCGGCGACACCACCCTGACCGGCGGCGAGCTCGCGGAACGCATCAGCCAGTACATTCAGGCCTTCGAGGCACTCGGAGCCGGCACCGGCGCAGGCGTCGGCCTGCTGTCGCTGAACCGCCCAGAGGTACTGATGATCATCGGTGCCGGCCAGACCCAGGGGTACCGCCGCACGGCACTACACCCTCTCGGTTCGCTGGACGACCACGCCTACGTGTTGTCCGACGCCGAGGTGTCCACCCTGATCATCGACCCCACTCCCGCGTTCGTCGAGCGAGCCCTGGGGTTGCTGGAGAAGGTGCCGTCACTTCGCCAGATTCTGACGATCGGCCCGGTGCCCGAGGCCCTGGCCACCTCCAGCGCGTCGGTCTCCGACCTGACGGCCGAGGCCGCCAAGTACCCCCCCGTCCCCCTCGTGGCCGCCGAACTGGACCCCGATCACGTCGGCGGGCTGACCTACACCGGCGGCACCACCGGTAAGCCCAAGGGTGTGATGGGCACGGTGCGGTCGATCTCCACCATGACCACCATTCAGCTCGCCGAGTGGGAATGGCCCGAGAACCCGCGCTTCCTCATGTGCACGCCGCTGTCGCATGCCGGGGCGGCGTTCTTCACCCCGACCATCGTCAAGGGCGGCGAGCTGGTGGTGCTGACCAAGTTCGACCCGGCCGAGGTGCTGCGGGTGATCGAAGAGCAACGCATCACCGCGACCATGCTGGTGCCGTCGATGATCTACGCGCTGATGGACCACCCCGACTCACACACCCGCGACCTGTCGTCGCTGGAGACCGTGTACTACGGCGCCTCGGCGATGAACCCGGTGCGGCTGGCCGAGGCACTCAAGCGGTTCGGGCCGATCTTCGCGCAGTACTACGGCCAGTCCGAAGCCCCCATGGTCATCTCCTACCTCGGCAAGAAAGACCACGACGAGAAGCGGCTGACCTCCTGCGGCAGGCCGACCCTGTTCGCGCGCACCGCATTGCTGGACGCCGAAGGCAACCCCGTACCCAAGGGCGAGGTCGGTGAGATCTGCGTGTCCGGGCCGCTGCTGGCCGGCGGTTACTGGAAGCTGCCCGAGGCCACCGCCGACACCTTCAAGGACGGCTGGCTGCACACCGGCGACATGGCCCGCGAGGACGAGGACGGCTACTGGTTCATCGTCGACCGGGTCAAGGACATGATCGTCACCGGCGGGTTCAACGTGTTTCCCCGTGAGGTGGAAGACGTTGTCGCCGAACATCCTTCGGTGGCCCAGGTGTGCGTGATCGGCACTCCCGACGAGAAGTGGGGCGAGGCCGTGACCGCGGTGATCGTGCTGCGTCCCGATGCGGCATCCGACGACGAGGCCGTGGCCAAGGTGACCGCCGAGATCCAGGCCGCCGTCAAGGAACGCAAGGGCTCGGTGCAAGCGCCCAAGCAGGTGATCGTCGTCGACTCCGTACCGGTGACCGCACTCGGCAAGCCGGACAAGAAGGCCGTGCGGGCCCAGTTCTGGGAGGGCGCCGCCCGCGCTGTGGGCTGA
- a CDS encoding RNA polymerase sigma factor, translating into MRETLDAVWRMEAAKILATLTRTVGDVGLAEDLASDALLDALTQWPETGVPRNPGAWLTTVAKRKAIDHWRRTENLDAKYAVLAHDLAEHVDEAWDPDCIDDDVLRLIFITAHPVLSREAQVALTLRMVGGLSTDEIARAFLISTATAAARITRAKKTLAQANPPFEVPPRDEYPQRLSTVLSVIYLIYNEGYSASAGQRWIRDELCSEALRLGRVLAALVPEEPEVHGLLALMEFQSSRFAARTDAEGRPILLEDQDRARWDRAQIQRGINALARSNAARRQRGWGPYALQAALAECHAVAPTTADTDWARIVALYDALLQITPSPVVQLNRAVAVAMLSGPHEALAIVDGIEGLDGSYLLPSVRGELLSRLGRHLEAAEQFDRAAAMADNDRERDILVDKAIRERG; encoded by the coding sequence ATGCGAGAAACTCTCGACGCGGTGTGGCGGATGGAGGCGGCCAAGATCCTGGCCACGCTGACCCGCACCGTCGGCGATGTCGGCCTGGCCGAGGATCTGGCCTCCGATGCCCTGCTCGACGCGCTCACGCAGTGGCCGGAAACCGGCGTGCCGCGCAACCCCGGCGCCTGGCTGACCACCGTGGCCAAACGCAAGGCCATCGACCACTGGCGGCGCACGGAAAACCTCGACGCCAAATACGCCGTGCTGGCCCATGATCTGGCCGAACACGTCGACGAGGCATGGGACCCAGACTGCATCGACGACGACGTCCTGCGCCTCATCTTCATCACCGCACACCCGGTGTTGTCGCGTGAGGCCCAGGTCGCACTGACGTTGCGCATGGTCGGTGGACTGAGCACCGACGAGATCGCCCGTGCCTTCCTGATCTCGACCGCGACCGCGGCAGCACGTATCACCCGCGCCAAAAAAACACTGGCACAAGCGAACCCTCCCTTCGAGGTGCCGCCGCGTGACGAGTACCCGCAACGGCTGTCGACGGTGCTGTCGGTCATCTACCTGATCTACAACGAGGGCTACTCGGCGTCAGCCGGTCAACGCTGGATCCGCGACGAACTATGCAGCGAAGCCCTGAGGCTCGGCCGGGTGCTGGCGGCACTGGTACCCGAGGAACCGGAGGTCCACGGCCTACTGGCCCTGATGGAGTTCCAGTCATCCCGCTTTGCGGCACGCACCGATGCCGAGGGCCGGCCGATCCTGCTGGAGGACCAGGACCGGGCCAGGTGGGACCGAGCGCAGATCCAACGCGGCATCAACGCGCTGGCCCGCTCCAATGCCGCACGGCGGCAACGCGGCTGGGGACCGTATGCCCTGCAGGCCGCACTCGCCGAATGCCACGCGGTGGCCCCGACCACCGCCGACACCGACTGGGCGCGCATCGTCGCCCTCTATGACGCACTGCTTCAGATCACCCCGTCGCCCGTGGTGCAACTCAACCGGGCAGTGGCCGTCGCGATGCTCTCCGGTCCGCATGAGGCACTGGCCATCGTCGACGGCATCGAAGGCCTCGACGGTTCGTATCTGCTGCCCAGTGTGCGCGGCGAACTGCTGTCCCGGCTGGGCCGGCACCTCGAGGCGGCCGAACAGTTCGACCGGGCCGCGGCCATGGCCGACAACGACCGTGAGCGAGACATACTGGTGGACAAGGCCATCCGCGAACGCGGCTGA
- a CDS encoding HAD family hydrolase, protein MADMVAAVLFDFSGTLFRLEEQDSWFAGMAVDEREVDGHVQAELMRRLTAPTGRSVKMTDEQYRAWANRDLAPHLHREAYLHVLRESGLADHHAESLYDRVIDPDSWTAYPDTVQVFKGLKAQGIRTAVVSNIAFDVRPAFTTIGAAEHVDEYVLSFEVGVIKPDPAIFTTALDRLGVSARDSLMIGDSEEADGGARAVGCRFALVDPLPTAQRPDGLITALRSAGIRA, encoded by the coding sequence ATGGCGGACATGGTGGCCGCAGTGTTGTTCGACTTTTCCGGGACCCTGTTCCGCCTCGAGGAACAGGACAGCTGGTTCGCCGGGATGGCCGTCGATGAACGCGAGGTCGACGGCCACGTGCAAGCCGAGTTGATGCGCCGGCTCACCGCCCCCACCGGGCGATCCGTGAAAATGACCGACGAGCAGTACCGGGCCTGGGCCAACCGCGACCTGGCACCACACCTGCACCGCGAGGCCTATCTGCATGTGCTGCGGGAATCCGGACTGGCCGACCACCACGCCGAATCGCTGTACGACCGCGTGATCGATCCGGACAGCTGGACCGCCTACCCGGACACCGTGCAGGTCTTCAAAGGCCTCAAAGCACAAGGGATCCGAACCGCCGTCGTCTCCAACATCGCCTTCGACGTGCGTCCCGCCTTCACGACGATCGGCGCCGCTGAACACGTCGACGAGTACGTGCTGTCCTTCGAAGTCGGTGTGATCAAACCCGACCCCGCGATCTTCACCACGGCGTTGGACCGCCTGGGCGTATCGGCTCGGGACTCGCTGATGATCGGGGACAGTGAGGAAGCCGACGGCGGCGCCCGCGCGGTGGGTTGCCGATTCGCCCTGGTCGACCCGTTGCCCACCGCGCAGCGACCCGACGGGCTGATCACGGCCCTGCGGAGCGCCGGTATCCGCGCCTAG
- a CDS encoding nitroreductase family deazaflavin-dependent oxidoreductase, with protein MADDRIRPPWWLKYVNKVMIGLNKLGIGGDKGPVVLTVPGRKTGKPRSTPVTPTTVDGHRYVVGGLPKGDWAANARAAGEATVHQGRREQRVRMVEIPAEQARPLLRQFPVLVPTGVGFMRNAGLVTGPNPDEFEALAGRCPVFRLDPV; from the coding sequence ATGGCTGACGACCGCATCCGGCCGCCGTGGTGGCTGAAGTACGTCAACAAGGTGATGATCGGGCTGAACAAGCTCGGTATCGGTGGCGACAAGGGCCCGGTGGTACTGACGGTGCCGGGTCGCAAGACCGGGAAACCCCGCTCGACGCCGGTCACGCCGACGACCGTCGATGGCCACCGCTACGTCGTAGGTGGCTTACCCAAGGGCGACTGGGCGGCCAACGCCCGCGCCGCGGGCGAAGCCACGGTGCACCAGGGCCGCCGCGAACAGCGCGTGCGGATGGTGGAGATCCCCGCCGAACAGGCCCGGCCGCTGTTGCGCCAATTCCCGGTCCTGGTTCCGACCGGCGTCGGCTTCATGCGCAACGCCGGCCTGGTGACCGGGCCCAACCCCGACGAATTCGAGGCACTCGCCGGGCGGTGCCCCGTATTCCGGCTGGACCCGGTCTAG
- a CDS encoding 1,4-dihydroxy-2-naphthoyl-CoA synthase yields MSADNPFDPTAWEPVPGFDDLTDITYHRHVADGARQPTVRVAFDRPEVRNAFRPHTVDELYRVLDHARMSPDVGVVLLTGNGPSQKDGGWAFCSGGDQRIRGRSGYQYAAGETAETVDPARAGRLHILEVQRLIRFMPKVVICLVNGWAAGGGHSLHVTCDLTLASRQHARFKQTDADVGSFDGGFGSAYLARQTGQKFAREIFFLGRAYDAETMYQMGAVNDVVDHAELESVGLQWAAEINGKSPQAIRMLKFSFNLIDDGLVGQQVFAGEATRLAYMTDEAVEGRDAFLEKRDPDWSGFPRYF; encoded by the coding sequence GTGAGTGCAGACAACCCGTTCGACCCCACAGCCTGGGAGCCGGTGCCCGGCTTCGATGATCTGACCGACATCACCTATCACCGCCACGTCGCCGACGGCGCCCGGCAACCCACGGTGCGGGTCGCGTTCGACCGGCCCGAGGTGCGCAACGCCTTCCGGCCGCACACCGTCGACGAGCTGTACCGCGTCCTCGACCACGCCCGGATGTCGCCCGACGTCGGTGTGGTGCTCCTGACGGGCAACGGCCCGTCGCAAAAGGACGGCGGCTGGGCGTTCTGCTCCGGCGGCGACCAGCGCATCCGCGGCCGGTCGGGCTACCAGTACGCGGCGGGCGAGACCGCCGAGACGGTCGATCCGGCGCGCGCCGGCCGGTTGCACATCCTCGAAGTGCAGCGGCTGATCCGGTTCATGCCCAAGGTGGTGATCTGCCTGGTCAACGGCTGGGCCGCCGGTGGCGGACACAGCCTGCACGTCACCTGCGACCTGACCCTGGCCAGCCGCCAGCACGCCCGGTTCAAGCAGACCGACGCCGATGTCGGCAGCTTCGACGGCGGGTTCGGCAGCGCCTACCTGGCACGCCAGACCGGGCAGAAGTTCGCCCGCGAGATCTTCTTCCTGGGCCGTGCCTACGACGCCGAGACCATGTATCAGATGGGCGCGGTCAACGACGTCGTCGATCACGCCGAGCTGGAGAGCGTCGGCCTGCAATGGGCGGCAGAGATCAACGGCAAGTCGCCCCAGGCGATCCGGATGCTGAAGTTCTCGTTCAACCTGATCGACGACGGCCTGGTGGGCCAGCAGGTGTTCGCCGGCGAGGCCACCCGCTTGGCGTACATGACCGACGAGGCCGTCGAGGGCCGGGACGCGTTCCTGGAGAAGCGCGATCCGGATTGGAGCGGTTTTCCCCGCTATTTCTGA
- a CDS encoding pyridoxamine 5'-phosphate oxidase family protein — protein sequence MTIIGKLDQRFSEATEATSWQAAVAVLDAAGLYWLTTVRGDGRPHVTPLVGVWTDNAFVFCTGPSEQKARNLRAGMGVVVTTGTNAWNSGLDIVVEGTAARVTGLQRLRTLADAYRTKYGDDWDFDCDDEVFDPQGEAALVYRVTPAKVLAFAKSPHGQTVFRF from the coding sequence ATGACGATCATCGGCAAGCTTGACCAGCGCTTCAGTGAGGCGACCGAAGCGACGAGTTGGCAGGCCGCGGTAGCCGTCCTCGACGCCGCCGGGCTGTACTGGCTCACGACCGTCCGCGGCGACGGGCGGCCCCACGTCACACCGCTGGTCGGGGTTTGGACCGACAATGCGTTCGTGTTCTGCACCGGGCCCTCCGAGCAGAAGGCCCGCAACTTGCGGGCCGGCATGGGCGTCGTCGTCACGACCGGTACCAACGCCTGGAACTCCGGCCTCGACATCGTGGTCGAAGGTACTGCCGCCCGGGTGACCGGGCTACAGCGGCTGAGAACCCTGGCCGACGCGTACCGGACCAAGTACGGCGATGACTGGGATTTCGATTGTGACGACGAGGTTTTCGACCCGCAGGGTGAGGCGGCCCTCGTCTACCGGGTCACCCCCGCCAAGGTGCTCGCGTTCGCGAAGTCACCGCATGGTCAGACCGTCTTTCGGTTCTAG
- a CDS encoding SDR family oxidoreductase, with product MSKSPLRRLSEQLLLTSMRPPLTERLQARDDIDVAGKRILLTGASSGIGEAAAEKFAAKGATVVAVARRQELLDDLVGRITAKGGDARAHAVDLSDMDAIDDLVATVERDLGGVDILINNAGRSIRRPLAESLDRWHDVERTMTLNYYSPLRLIRGLAPGMRERRDGHIINVATWGVMNESSPLFAVYNASKAALAAVSRVIETEWASVGVHSTTLYYPLVKTPMIAPTRAYDGLPGLSAAEAADWMLTAVRTRPVQIAPRMAVTAKALNTVAPGLVDAVMKRQRVQPV from the coding sequence ATGAGCAAGAGCCCGCTGCGCCGGCTGTCCGAACAGTTGTTGCTGACCAGCATGCGTCCGCCCCTGACCGAGCGGCTGCAGGCCCGTGACGACATCGACGTCGCCGGCAAGCGGATCCTGCTGACCGGCGCCTCTTCGGGTATCGGCGAGGCTGCGGCCGAGAAGTTCGCCGCCAAGGGCGCGACAGTGGTCGCAGTGGCACGGCGTCAGGAGCTGCTCGACGATCTGGTCGGACGCATCACGGCCAAGGGCGGCGACGCCCGGGCCCACGCGGTGGATCTGTCCGACATGGATGCCATCGACGACCTGGTCGCCACCGTCGAACGCGACCTGGGTGGCGTCGACATCCTGATCAACAATGCGGGCCGGTCGATTCGGCGTCCGCTGGCCGAATCGCTGGACCGCTGGCACGACGTCGAGCGCACGATGACGCTCAACTACTACTCCCCGCTGCGGCTCATCCGCGGCCTCGCCCCGGGCATGCGTGAACGCCGCGACGGGCACATCATCAACGTCGCCACGTGGGGCGTGATGAACGAATCCTCGCCGTTGTTCGCCGTCTACAACGCGTCCAAGGCCGCGCTGGCAGCGGTGAGCCGGGTCATCGAAACCGAATGGGCCTCTGTCGGCGTGCATTCAACGACGCTCTACTACCCCCTGGTGAAGACTCCGATGATCGCCCCGACCCGGGCCTACGACGGGCTGCCTGGGTTGTCGGCAGCCGAGGCCGCCGACTGGATGCTGACCGCAGTGCGCACCCGTCCGGTGCAGATCGCGCCGCGCATGGCGGTGACGGCCAAGGCGCTCAACACCGTCGCCCCCGGTCTGGTCGACGCCGTGATGAAACGGCAACGGGTCCAGCCGGTCTGA
- a CDS encoding GNAT family N-acetyltransferase, producing MTQEPRLGCGAAIMRDGALLLVRRRCDPEAGHWGLPGGKVDWLEPVQAAVVREIREELGIELESVELLCVADQIDAAKPEHWVAPVYLARQFSGEPRIVEPDKHAEWGWFPLRRLPEPLTMATRVALPHLAELFENRFHVRPMVRSDWPWISDWFRDAELDRQLGPIDDEWLEHVLSDHGGVELVVEDDHGQPAALVGCVWDRSGDEHAITDLAVKPRLRRSGIGREAVTATLAWAGHPAAKCWIAFVDVDNPAAFRFFSAIGWRHEGLDDGMHRFCREIEAPRR from the coding sequence ATGACCCAGGAACCACGATTGGGCTGCGGGGCGGCGATCATGCGAGACGGCGCCCTGCTGCTGGTTCGGCGTCGTTGTGATCCCGAAGCCGGCCACTGGGGACTCCCCGGCGGAAAAGTCGACTGGTTGGAGCCGGTGCAGGCGGCGGTGGTACGCGAGATTCGCGAAGAACTCGGCATCGAGCTGGAATCCGTCGAGCTGCTGTGCGTCGCCGATCAGATCGACGCCGCCAAGCCCGAACACTGGGTGGCTCCGGTCTACCTGGCGAGGCAGTTCAGCGGGGAACCGAGGATCGTCGAGCCCGACAAGCACGCCGAGTGGGGTTGGTTCCCCCTTCGCCGACTCCCCGAGCCGCTGACCATGGCGACACGTGTTGCGCTGCCGCATCTCGCCGAATTGTTCGAGAATCGGTTTCACGTCCGGCCGATGGTGCGCTCCGATTGGCCTTGGATATCTGATTGGTTCCGCGACGCCGAGCTTGATCGCCAGTTGGGGCCCATAGACGACGAGTGGCTGGAACATGTTCTCTCCGACCACGGCGGCGTGGAACTCGTCGTCGAGGACGATCACGGGCAACCAGCGGCACTGGTGGGATGTGTGTGGGATCGATCGGGCGATGAGCATGCGATCACCGATCTCGCGGTCAAACCTCGACTTCGGCGTTCCGGCATCGGGCGTGAGGCCGTCACGGCGACGCTGGCCTGGGCTGGGCATCCTGCGGCGAAGTGTTGGATCGCGTTCGTCGACGTGGACAATCCCGCCGCGTTCAGGTTCTTCTCCGCGATCGGCTGGCGCCACGAGGGCCTCGACGACGGCATGCACCGGTTCTGCCGTGAGATTGAGGCACCCCGGCGCTGA
- a CDS encoding VOC family protein, which yields MEILASRMLIRPVDYPKSVEFYRDRIGLAIAREYGAGTVFYAGQSLIELAGHHSPSEPGVFPGALWLQVRDVYATQAELESRGVAIARAATQEPWGLHEMHVTDPDGITLIFVQVPDTHPLRRDSR from the coding sequence ATGGAGATCCTGGCCAGCCGGATGCTGATACGGCCGGTCGACTATCCGAAGTCGGTCGAGTTCTATCGTGACCGGATAGGTCTGGCCATCGCCCGCGAATACGGTGCCGGCACAGTCTTTTACGCTGGCCAGTCGCTGATCGAGCTGGCCGGCCATCACAGCCCGAGCGAGCCGGGGGTGTTTCCCGGCGCACTGTGGTTGCAGGTGCGCGACGTCTACGCCACCCAGGCGGAGTTGGAGAGCCGCGGCGTGGCCATCGCCCGGGCCGCCACGCAGGAGCCCTGGGGTTTGCACGAGATGCACGTGACCGACCCCGACGGCATCACCCTGATCTTCGTGCAGGTGCCCGACACCCACCCACTGCGCCGGGATTCGCGTTGA
- a CDS encoding DUF3349 domain-containing protein has translation MTETTSFLDNVLNWLRAGYPEGVPPTDQFALLALLTRSLTEDEVVKATHDILKSSTGDSPVTDDEIRLAVRNVIDKDPNPEEINQVAARLASVGWPLSTPVR, from the coding sequence GTGACCGAGACGACGAGTTTCCTGGACAACGTCCTGAACTGGTTGCGCGCGGGCTACCCCGAAGGTGTGCCGCCCACCGATCAGTTCGCCCTGCTGGCCCTTTTGACCCGGTCGCTGACCGAGGACGAGGTGGTCAAGGCCACCCACGACATCTTGAAGTCCAGCACCGGCGACAGCCCTGTCACCGACGACGAGATCCGTCTGGCGGTGCGCAATGTCATCGACAAGGATCCCAACCCCGAAGAGATCAACCAGGTCGCCGCTCGGCTGGCCTCGGTCGGTTGGCCGCTGTCGACCCCGGTGCGCTGA